One Bemisia tabaci chromosome 4, PGI_BMITA_v3 genomic window, GAAATTGAACTTAATGAGTTTTTTCAAAggtaaaaatgtacaaaaatagtgataaaactaagaaaaaaacttaTGACTAAGTATTTAATATCAAAACAAACAGGTGCAACAATATGAAGAAAGGAAATCTCATATACGGTAAAATCAGTGatttagaaataatttttggagaTTCAGCTATTTTTAATGGCCACACTCACTTTGTCAGTTTGATGATTTATATATGTCGCATTCAGTGTTTTTCTTGTGTCCCACTTGATTTTTTCTGTTAAGGTTACTCTACTTTTTGCTTCTACATCATTGTTAGTTGAATTCCATGGGAGTTTCTTCGTCATATGAAATTGAATGGGTCAGTGTtgagacatttttgcagtgctGTAATATGTGTTATCGTACGTAaagtgaaaaaaccaaaaatttcattaaaaagttCAGCAAATCATTTCTAAGGGGAGAAAAAGCCACTCTAAATCCGATCAATTGGGTTGACGTAGCAAGGCGATGCCCGAAGGTGAGCAAACAGCGTTTCTCCTATTTGGCTACGTCATCAACACCTgcacaaaatatatttttatcctttttaatCCCATTACAGCCATATTTCAAGTGAGGTTTCTCTGCCATTTACTtagaattaaaagaaaattgaaaaaattcctcGCTGCTCATTTCACTCCATACTTTTAGAAGATGAATAAAAGGAAATGGGTTCCACTGACCCATGTAAACATACTTTATGTTCCAACTCCTCTTGATTACCTACCTCAGCTTCCACCAGGCATGGTTGTACTGGTCCTCCGTGATTTCACCCCTAAAAACACCCCATCGCCACATATCCATCATATATGCATACGGTATTAGAATTATTTTCCTCAGTCCAGTCACAAGCAAACTAAGCAGTTCCGTGTCAGCATCCGGAACGGTGGTACCATTGATTAGTCCTAGTCCTTGCAAATGATTTGCCGTTTGTACGGAAAAAACAATTGTATCGCCAATTGCTTCACGGAAACCTGTAGAATCATTTAGCGGGTGAAAAAGCGAAGGTCAAATAAAATCAACTGATTTTCAGTAGTTTGAAGAAGGTAAATTTGAGGAAGTTTGAATCCGAAGTGAGTCAATATTTATCTTAAGCTCGGTGCTATTTTGTCTCTCTTCCtgaattatcaaaaaatatagAGGGTTCTAAGAAACTGAAAGAATTATCTCCtatcctcctccccccccccccaaaaaaaaaaaaaaattgtaatgttCAAATAAATAGCAAATTCATCAGACATAAAAATAGATAGAAGTAGCGACCCCAGTACGGCCTTAAAACCTATGACAGGTAAAACCTGCTGCATCATGTAGTATGCGTAGCTTTTGCCGTGGATGTAAGCTGTgcaacatacagggtgtttcagaccacccgtaccaggcctttttctcgattggtataggtcgtacgaagtcggagaccgcggggttgaatagggaattgaccccaaggaatccgaatttcgtggtcccgaaacccccccaccccccttgggggtaaagagggggtcacgatgctaaaagtcacggttcccgaccgaattgcggatagatcgcatcagaattgaaaagcacggaaaatttcacgtggaattgactccttaaaatccaaaatcggaccatccaaggcccaaatttgatcccctaaagagggggacagtacccccctccataatttctctttggtctcaaaattgacgtaaattctccagaaaaagacggtttcccaggtaatcgacctcgagaaatccaaatttcatgatcccgaagctcctctagctccccttgagggttaaacgggggggcccaattttaaaaatcggggctcctttccgaatcgcaaattgattgcatccaaattgaggagcagaacacatttacatcttaagtgactcctcagagttctaattgacccccctgaacggcagaaagtaaccccctgaggaagggggcctcgcccccgccaaaaatttctcaggattcctctttggtcgcaaaattgacttcgattctccagaaaaagaccgttccccatgtaatcgaccccgaggagctcagggaacatgaaatttagagtcctcggggtcgattacacgagaaaccatctttttctggagaatcgacgtcaatttttgcgaccaaagaggaatcctgagaaatttttggcgggggcgaggcccccttcttCAGGGGGTTACTtactgccgttcaggggggtcaattagaactcttaggagtcacttaagatgtaaatgtgttctgctcctcaatttggatgcaatcaatttgcgattcggaaaggagccccgatttttaaaattgggcccccccgtttaaccctcaaggggagctagaggagcttcgggatcatgaaatttggatttctcgaggtcgattacctgggaaaccgtctttttctggagaatttacgtcaattttgagaccaaagagaaattatggagggggtactgtccccctctttaggggatcaaatttgggccttggatggtccgattttggattttaaggagtcaattccacgtgaaattttccgtgcttttcaattctgatgcgatctatccgcaattcggtcgggaaccgtgacttttagcatcgtgacccccctctttaccccccaaggggggtgggggggtttcgggaccacgaaattcggattccttggggtcaatttccTATTCAACCctgcggtctccgacttcgtacgacctataccaacagagaaaaaggcctggtacgggtggtctgaaacaccctgtatgttggCAGTTTCTGACTCAACCTGAACGATGAATGGATGACGGATGAAATGTGCAAAGAAATGATAGAATTGATAAATTGCATTAGAataacaaaacatttttttgtcttttggGCCGAATCTCCCTCTCCTATTAACGAAGAAGGTGCTGGTCTGAGAGTCGTATGAAGAATTCTTTGGAGGTGCTGAAGAGTCCAAAATGAGCAACTCAAAGCATGAAACTCACAATTATAaagtatttcctccatttttctaACAGCGCTAAAACTGCTTCTCATTTAGGCTTTTTTTGTATCAAGAAAGAGCAGGGATCTTACTAAAATTGCATAATTGATGATGGCGTAGTACTTTTCTCTATATTGCAGCAGTTTCAAATGGTTCACCTTCAATATCTTTCAATCGATCTGTTACTCATTCATAAACGCGGCAAGGGAGGATTATCAGCGGAAAAAGTATTACAACTCCTTTACTATTTTGAACGTATTCTTTAATTTTGGTCGTACCTGGATTAGCAcctttcttgaaaaagtagGGCTGATGTTTGTACTGCAGGAAATACTCAAGAAGTCCCATTTCGCGATGAGCCATCCTCAGATTCTCATAAGTGACGGTCGTGCATTGTCTCATTCTAGCAGCACAAGAGTCATACTTAAATTACATGTCCACATGAAAAAGGGTCAACGTGTATCTTTACTGGACAGATGACTATTCTCAGGCTagagtttttaatattttgcctGTAGAGAGAAAAGATGAAGGACAATTTGGGAAGTTTCTGTCACAATTGAGTAATTACAGACTGTATGAAAAATGACTTTGAAGCTGCAAGCAGCATAAACAAACAAATGAGCAATAATAATTAACTGTAAAAAGTTAGTaagcattgttttttttttccttttcagaaaaattgtgatttaatgaaggcaatatttttggaactaaaaattctttAGCTCTATTTTGCAAGTTAGTTGTATGAGATGTAAGCATTTTACATATCATACTactttgttcaaaaattttctagcAAAATCTCTTACAGTTAAACATGCCTAGCATACAATTCCTTCAATtctaataattttcattttcaaaaaacctcACCTGTAATCTTTACCATCATAAAAGTCCTTTGCTGCTGCCTCGCATATGACTTTTCTGTCCTTTGGTTTTTCTAACATCGAAAGTTTCCAAAATGAATCAGGCATCGGGCTCAGATCTATGGATGTGTAAAAATCTTCAgcaactttaaatattttttctacaGTGTATCCCTTTTAACAAAATAGTAAATATTACAATGATTACCACTAAAAGTCaacttttaggaaaaaaaacactaagtgTGACATCATTATCAGCTATTGTCCAATTGTCCGTCCGATTGTCGTATTGTTTGTCGATGCTAGCATATCATTTCATTTACCATTTTATAATGGTAATAGATGAGCAAGtgaaagagaagaaaggaaaTTACATTCAGTCTCAGTCAGAAAACCTAGTGGTGTGGGAGTATTTTATAACTGGGCGCAATTTTGCAGAAGTTTTAAATTTATGAATTGCACCTTGGGAAGTTGCCAGGAAACATTTTCAGGGTTTAAAGTAATGTAAACTATCATTTTAACATTTCTAAAGGGGACTGAAAATCCAAATGCTCTGAAaccttgttgcaaaatttatcagaaataacatttaaaatttttctataAGAATCGATCAGAGCACCTTGTAGTATTTGTATACAAGCTCCCTACAACTCAGGTACTATAGAGATTTAGTGTTGCTGCTGTTACCTTTTTGACCATTTCTGGAGTAATATCAATTGCTTTCATATTGAATGGGTATGTCAAGTCTGCAATGCTGAACCATTGATGTGCCCAtacatttcctggtaaaaaaaaagtacaaaacatCAGGTATTTATGTCTGTAAAGAACTTCTGGTGGTTCTTTAAATTAACAAGCCAAGAGTAATTTCATTCTATGGCAGtgtcattctataaaaaaacaaaaaaattcgttAGAACACGATGGAATTTTGATAGTTCCGTAATGAatcctgtttaatttttttttattctctagatttctttttaaataatttttttttcttctctagatttctttttaaataatggttcctctattttttgttgaaacaaagaaaattccttgaaatttgtataCTTTCAAAAGCTTATGTAGGAGGTTTggactttttcattttatcttccTTGGAAAGGGAAATAAATGTGGAGCTGATATTATCTGAGAGATGAAACTGAGAAATTATGAACAAATTATCTGAATTTCTTGATTACtcttaattttctttcatttttcaattattatttaacttttctttttactCTTATTTTCTTACTGTTCTGTTTCCAGAACAActaattcatttttcttcctaatttttctctttttttaagtcAGGTTTTAAACTTTCCATTCATCTAAGTATCCTCTCATATCGATAGATATCAAGGTTCTGTTATTATCAGAGGCTGTACATTTTCTCCGCGAGAATAGAATGTTTTCTTACTTCTTCTGgttcatatatttttttgagATTCTGGCAAGAATTGAGCACAAGCTCGCTCACCTCTTTTAGCATTTGTGCAGGTATAAATAAATCGTTTGTAAAATGTTGTGGTTTTGTTCTTAAAATGTTTATAAGTAAATACCCAGTAAATGGGAAGGAATCGGTTTGCCTCTTGGTACAACTTTTTCgccatatttttctctcaattttctacGTACGAAAGCATGAACCTGCAAGTATAATGGCTTCATTTGCTCCCAAAGTTTAGCGACATATGTTGTAAAATATTCATCTTCATATTCCCACAACCACAATTTTGCTGGGTCTTTCAAGTCTGAAATCAaatcaaaacatttttattctttacaagtcttgaattttttgtaTCACCGTCAAAAAAATCTGAGTGCGAATGCAACTGCAAGGCCTTTGATGTtattttttctcacattttaaattcatttcacTCGCTAAAGTATGgcctgatttttttatttttttttttttcatctttaagagttttttCGGCTTGATCATTCTCTgcatatcaatttttttgaaaaaggtaCAAATAATAAATCAGGTATAATCATAATCAATATCAACTTCTCAACTAATCTACCAAATCGTCATTTGTAGCACTGAATCTTACGAGCTTTGCACCTCATAATGTAACGCCTGTTGGCCTAAttgctctttttaaaattactgcACAAACTGAGAatgaataatttaataattttctaatattttacAAACCAGTATAGGTACATCTATTTGACTCTAAATATCAAAGTGAAACCGTCGTGTGGCCGGAAAAAACTTGGTTAGTTTTGACTAACTCAGAGAATTTTGTCTTTCAGTGgcatgtaatttttaaaagaaactcaTTGGTGTCACTTCTGAGGCGTTATTGATTGtgacaaattaaaatttgtattgGCCAGTGAGTTCTTTGATGCATATATTTTTGTCagcttaaccaaaattttaaacgaTGTCACTCCCCCAAGACCTTGATAATTGATGTTTCATGAAAAGATGAAAACGCATTTACTGTTACTGTGTACTTACTGTTTAAAGCTGCTGCTTCTCTGAATAACCGAACATATCGGGGAAATAACGGTCTGATACCCTTGCCAATGGCATTGTGCCATTCAATCCAGTAATATTTCAGTTCATCTGGATCTCTGCTTGCAGCCATTATTTTCATAATATCTGTAATTCCATTAAAACTCATTTATTCACCAGCCTTTTATAAATTCGGACACTCTCAGTAATGTTACTCTGATGCAAAGGatcatattttattcatttaccgATATCTTTTTGCTTTATCTTATGGAAAGTACCCAAGTCCTCGAGTAATATTACATTACCAATGCACTCTCCACTTTTGAGCTTTACTTTATTATTTACTCTTACTTTTTAAAATCAGAGTTCAATAGTCTGTTCTTTGCCTTTACTCAATTCAGTAAGTAAGAATCAAGAAaatcttttttacaaaatccctttaaaaattgagataaactAGGTTTAAACTAGGTTTTGGTTTTTGCTCTTCCAACCCTTACTCatcaaaaatggtaaaaaactGGTCTTCATCAATGAATTTTAGTTTTATAATCCGTAGGTTTTGACTTATTGTTAAACTATCTTCAGCTCTAAATATACCAAGGAGGCccaaatttttcagcaattttctttcaaggaTAAAAGACTGCTTTAGTGtgaaaaagtgaataaaaacctgGGTCAAGTTTAACATCACAGTTAGTCCTGTTCTGGTAACTGCAGACCTTTGCTTGACTGTAGAGATCGGTCATCTCACCTATGATTTGTTTATACTGGGAACAAAATCCAATAgattaaaagttaaaaactttTAATGACATGACACAATTATGCATGAGGTGGCCATCCCAATGCACTCACTATATgagaagaaaattaatgaaaaatcgtttgaagaatttcttccgTGTATATCTAGGCTGGCGTTCAGCTAAGCAATGTGTAGTTTAAGCAGCTAGAGTGCACTGAAAGGAatgacaattttagaaaattgcgtttgagGTCTGCTGAACTCATGAAATGGGTGTTTTTACGTTTTTACTTGAGTGATTGTCCCGGAAATACTAAGCTGAGATGCAGCTGAATTACCGGTTTGGATCTGTTGTTGCCTAATCGTTCAAGCTAAGGCGCGTTTTTTGTTTTACTGCAGTGAGAAACTGTCATCAGTTTCcaggtaaaaatacaatttagtagtgaaaattttacaatgttGAACACTACTTTAGTTACGTGTTTTCATCTGGGAAATGATGTATGAGAACGATGATGCTACTCATGGCTGgctttagggggtggccacatgggccgcggcctatggcagcaaatttagagggcggcaaatttttcaattattttaaatgtaggtataaaaaaatcggattcagaaaaaaaattagatacgagaaaaggtgacaaaatctctcatttcctgagagtatagtaatttctaattttgtcgtctatcggtgatacaagagacagcacctttaattagtcgagttaagagagaaaccaaactccCAATTTGGCCTGTAGCAGCGCGGGAcaagcaatgatgacgaggacttgagatgaaaaggagaagtcctcggcgcggcggtcggtatgtaagcgcctacaagactgcatgaatacttcacgcattgcgtcaaacacagtgaggTCGGCAGCGGTCGGTGAAACACAGCGCCTCAAGACGCAGATACTCAGCATTGCGCAAAAGTGCGGCAGCAcgacgcggcggcggaagttaaaattattaaaccaaattcatgtttgttctttcataattttttcgttcatgtcttataaatagaaggccttgtccacacagagataggtttacgaaacttaactttctcgcaaagttccgtgaactttcgctcgtagcgttgacagggctttcgccaaaaatgtgtctaacacgagCGGACgtatcttatgcacccctccccctccgacacgttcacttgatggtttttattaatgtttcaaaacgaatgagaagggggcggaaaaatataggcggcccatgggcggcaggtgacaggtggaaatgtccaataaaaaatgtccaataaaCAAAATGTCCTATTTAAAATGTCCAATTGTCATATTGTCCTCGACATAATGTCCAAAAGCTAAAAATTTCcagaatttcaaaatgtccTAGATGCTAACTGTCTTATGTCCCATAGGGTCCTTCATATatgcaaaatcaaaatggcTTAACATCAGCTTAAGTAATGCCTCAAGCCTCTCCTTCTTCGTTTTCCTCTTAAATTCTTTTGGGTTTCGTTCAATCTTTAGGAAATGGCTCTCTCAGATAAACATCAAACCGCTTCATCTTCTTGTATTGCCATAGCTAGCCACGATACTTTCAACTCTGGCTTGTTTAGTGTATAACCGGCGACTAAATCGGGTGTTTTATTTGAGTTTGTGACCACCTCGAATATGCGTAAAGAAGTTTTGATCCAAAATTTGATAAGTACGATTGACAATTCTGTTTCCATGCAGGCTCGTCATGGTAATCTCATATATGAAAAACTACACTCATTCATAATATGAAATTAACTTCAGCTGTCTCTCTGACCTGTTGCCAATATAAGAGGCGAGGCTAAAAAAACGTGTTTTACGCCACCGTTTAGGTTTCGGACATTTTAGGTTTTTGGAATTTTGGGTTTTGGGGACGTTTTAAATTTTGGCCATTCAGTCTGGACATTTTGTCGTGGACATTATGACAATTGGACATTTTAACCAGGACATTTTGTCTCTTGGACATTTTCCGTTGGACATTTCCACTGAGCACCGGGCGGCAAgtacgtaaatccggccctgcgtaaGTACATAATTTCCagaattaaggggcttggaggacgcgCCTCTGATTATGGATCTcctaatttttagttttatttgcaACGTGTGCAGCGGCTTGAGTGTGGGTGCATAAGTATAAAAAGTAAAAGAGACCTTTCTCTCCAAACGCTGTTCAGGCGGCACAGCAAATTACctctttgtattttttctccGTAAGAGCCTCCTCTCCTATGATGGAGAACATGAAGAATTGTCTTTTGAGCCTCGCATCCGTAAAGGTTCGCCAGCGAAACTGCTTTGCCTCTAACCATCTCTTCCGTATAAATCTTGCACTCTCTGCTTCCACTGCAATCTACGAACGAAAGCAATGAGAAACGTGAGGTAATCATTTGAACATAACGTCATTATTTCCTTCTGTATTATTGGAAATTGAAGTTCACTATGGATATAACTTTTTTCTGGCAGGATTTCCGAAGAATTTGTATCAACCCCTCGAAATCGGAAAACTGAGATCTTTCAGGTCGATTGTTCAGGGTTCCCAGCGGTTTGAAAAACCGGATATAATGGAAAATATAGCTACCTacatgaaaatctggaaaaatcagttgggtaattttcttgaaaagtgcgaaaagttagggaattttcttaaaaaatgcaaaGAGTCAGAGAATTTCCACACGGACTTAGAATCGGAAAAAAGACGAGATCTTTCAATTTGTATGTGTTTACGTTTCCTGTCGCTGAATGTGAAGTTCAGAACTCGGAAGGAGTCAGAACCACTCAATACCGTTtgggtcaaaattttaataagtaCTTACTGTACCTAATTCAGGTTGAAGGATATGAgatttttccttcgaaaaagtcagggaaaaatttaaattcttatAGGTCAGAGAAAActggaaaattcagggaatttttgtcaaaaattggcaaaacaCCATCATTTACCTGTTTATGAGATGAAGCACCCTTTTAATCAACCTTAcagatttaaaaaagagaaaagaaaaaacaatcgtTTTCTTTTTGCCATATAATGGTAGAGCGACATCTATTCATACAAGCTAGGCAGTTTTGgcattttggtccctagaaaCCTGAAAAAGTCGGTAAGCGAATATCCGCGATATAATCCGCTTCGCGGAAATTCGCGTCGGAAATACTTTGCGCATAGAAAAGCTCGGTTTATcacttactgccgtgctaaggaaaaacgccgtataagaatccgaatgttgccaagttattCATACTAGCTAGACAGTTTTGGCATTTTGGTCCTGAGAAATCTGAAAAAGTCGGTAGGTAAGCGAATATCCGCGATATAATCCGCTTCGCGGAAATTCGCGTCGGATATACTTTGCGCATAGAAAAGCTCGGTTTATCACTTACTGCCgtgccaaagaaaaacgccgcataagaattcgaatgttgccaagtttcttctcagaaaatattaatttttgaaggaagttgtgaatattatattccttgaaatttccagaatttttaGATCGAATGAAGAGcacaattctctgaaaaattggaagacaattattcacgaattttcccatttacgaattctcaaaatttttggcaacatctgaagactcatacggcgttcttccttttaaCACGGTAGAAAAGGTTCGGTGTGGGACCTACCTGGTtattgagcgtttcgttgcccACGTTTGTTTCGTAGGCCCACGAAGCGAgcatatttttattcattcgtTTGTCCATCTCTTTACTAAGACGAGCCATGAATCGCCTCGCATCTTCTTCGCCCCGTCCATCGATTGTCTCATCAGAATCATCGTAGTCGCTAGAATCCTCAGAATCGTCGGAATCATCGGAATCGTCATCTGAGAACCAATCGCTGGGATCTTGGGATCGGACTCGAGTAAAACTGGTCACAACCAGCAAGAGGCCGATGCATGTCGTCAGCACCTTCATACTGAAAACGGAGTGAAGCTAAGGTCGAAGCGTGAATAATCGAGTATCTAtttttccccattcgaagctatgataaagaatcgattattgaggtctTCTTtgcgaacactggaaaaaaaaacacattggatctagagtccagactcttaaaaacagatttaagcttaaatcaagaaccaagactcttcatttgagcggatttccttttgatttaagcttaaatctgattgaatcaagagtcctttttcttgtcaatgttttcaagagtctggaatctagatccaatgtgttttttttttccagtgaacaccctgtatatcgatccttatGGTTTAAATGGCTTTAATggaggtttaaatggcagatcgatcgatgtatcgcaaagtaaGCCATGTCACTGAGTGAAGCTCGGAACGCGCGTGGGTTCAGCTTCGTCGTTCTGCTGAAAAAGGATTAGTAGCCAGGatcggaa contains:
- the LOC109037940 gene encoding LOW QUALITY PROTEIN: angiotensin-converting enzyme (The sequence of the model RefSeq protein was modified relative to this genomic sequence to represent the inferred CDS: inserted 1 base in 1 codon); its protein translation is MKVLTTCIGLLLVVTSFTRVRSQDPSDWFSDDDSDDSDDSEDSSDYDDSDETIDGRGEEDARRFMARLSKEMDKRMNKNMLASWAYETNVGNETLNNQIAVEAESARFIRKRWLEAKQFRWRTFTDARLKRQFFMFSIIGEEALTEKKYKEYKQIIGEMTDLYSQAKVCSYQNRTNCDVKLDPDIMKIMAASRDPDELKYYWIEWHNAIGKGIRPLFPRYVRLFREAAALNNLKDPAKLWLWEYEDEYFTTYVAKLWEQMKPLYLQVHAFVRRKLREKYGEKVVPRGKPIPSHLLGNVWAHQWFSIADLTYPFNMKAIDITPEMVKKGYTVEKIFKVAEDFYTSIDLSPMPDSFWKLSMLEKPKDRKVICEAAAKDFYDGKDYRMRQCTTVTYENLRMAHREMGLLEYFLQYKHQPYFFKKGANPGFREAIGDTIVFSVQTANHLQGLGLINGTTVPDADTELLSLLVTGLRKIILIPYAYMMDMWRWGVFRGEITEDQYNHAWWKLRTELQGLEPPEFRSEEFFDPGVKYQIAAGKEYLRYFVSFVIQFQFHRSLCEAAGXYNPNNPDEKPLHRCDICKNKDAGNLLKRLLTLGASVPWREAMKVITGQSEMDTSAILQYFKPLQTYLEAENKRTGEIIGW